Sequence from the Opisthocomus hoazin isolate bOpiHoa1 chromosome 7, bOpiHoa1.hap1, whole genome shotgun sequence genome:
TCATGTGCTTAAATCATGCAGATTTCACATTTAATGTCACAATGTGAATAATTCattgcagcagaaaaaaatgtggtaGTCCATCCGTACTTCCACGTATTTTCAAACCAGTCCCCTTGAAACAAAATCAGGTGACAACCAGGGAAGACAAGCAGTAACCACTCGTGTTCCATCTTCGTAAGCACCCTTTCGTGATGTCTGCAAGTGTCATGGAAATTTGTGTAAGCTCCCACCTTTTCGTGCCAAGGCTTTTGCTCTGAAAAACTGATCGATCTTAGACTGGaacatggaaaacaaacaaaaaattgtcTCACTTCAGGATTTGTCTGTTCTGGATTTCCCCCAGGTCAGGGAGAGAATGAGTTCTCTTTGGGAAGGAATAGGATTACCGCCTGGCCACTTGAATGgtaaagcattaaaaaagaaaaagctcagtGAGGCTTTTTAGAACTCTGAGGCTATAACTGTCGAGGCTTCACTCACCATGTTGTCTTTAAATAAAAGTTCACTGCAGCTTCCCTCATTACCCTCTTGCTCGGAAACATCTGGTTGCCAGCAGGAGATGTGAGCTGGTTGCCACCGTGTTGCTCAAGTTGAGCAGCAGATACCCAAACACGTCAGCACTTCCACTGGGTCTGCACCCGAATCAGTGAATGAAAACAACCCGTAATGTTAGAAAACTACGGTCTGATTTCAAACCAAATGCTCCCTTGTACTTTCTGAAGCAGCGTTAGTAATATAAGTAGAAAGAATGCATCTGGAAATAAGGCATCAGATCTGCtctctgggaaaagaaaatggcatttcctgcttgcttgcttgttcctGAGTAGGACCTCATCAGGGTTtccctctggttttgtttttgtgggaaCATAACTTGTTTCCCTGTCTTCCTTGCACACAACCGAAGAGCTGATATGCAAGGGAAGCATTCCTGATGCATTCCGGGCACTGGCACCCTTATTCTGGAAGAAGTGTTTTAATCCTTATTCATTCAAACAGCTCATTGTATGCGGGTACATAAGCATGGAGTTAATaggaaaagtgaatttttttagGTCAAGTTTATCTCCCCAAACCTATTATGTCACGGGACCTGCTCATTTATTATATAAGGCCTTGTGCTCATATTTCATGTTATTAAAACTGTTGTCAGAGTTTCTGTCTTATCTGCCAAGTTTCCCTTTGGAGGAGCACTTCAGGCAGTACAAACTAATACCGGAAAAATCATATACTtcaaatggggtttttttatgccaAGTTTTTTGTAAAGCTGGAGACGAAATACAAAAGGTGCCTTTCTCCTTCTggttgctgctgttttctttcatcCCCTCCCTCTTTATtgcatttccatttaaaaatgccACACTGAAGTGAAGTTTATAATTTAAGGGAACGGAATGTAATACCCGAGTTGTGATCTGACTTGCCGAATACCTGGGCTGTGCTTCTCGTCCGCGTTAAGTGGACTCTTTGATCCGTGGGTGATTTGGCGTGGTGTGGTAGGGCTTTTGGGGCTGCTTCTGAGCCCGGCGCACCTTGCCCTTGGCCCTGGAGGGGGGGGCTGTTGATTCGGGGTGGATTTGAAGTGCCTGAAGCCTTGTGTGACGATGACAAGATCAGTCAGGTATGCTGACAGGCTAGCACGGAGTCCTGCAGTGTTCCACTGCTGCGTAGAGGCCTCTGGTCAACATGGAGTCGCCTTTAAGATAGTCAAATTTTAATTCTTATTGTGGTGCTGAATGGCTACAGCCCAGTCACTTTTTATACAGATAAAGCTAGACTGGGAGCCAGACACGTATGCTCTAACTTTAGCAATGCTAATTCCGCTGGGTTGgagttgtttatttgtttggttcattttgtatttctttggaAAGATGCACTCTTCACTGAGCAGAATATCCAAAATCACATCCTTGCACGCATCTACGTTCAAAACTGAAAACCATCATCAGGTTTGTTGCACTGCTTTTGGTCACCTCTCACATTTTCAGTCTCATACATGTTAtgtttgtgttttgctttatggaagcaaaagaaaaacaaagcaaaagacatATTTGTATGTACAATTGATCCCATTGTAGGATTTATACAGGGCACATATTGGATTTATTGATATCCAATGCCAATTAGTCAATTCCCATttcagaatcttaaaaaaaaaaagaagaaataaactgaCATACAGGTAAAATATATGTGTTTTTAATAAATTCTCACAATATTATAATAATTTTACTCTgtaagaaataaaacagcaacaCTGTTTCTATtaactttttctgctttcctgagtTAGTTTATTTGATTTGCGAGGCAGAAGCAACCATGTCAGCCTTCTCTAGAAGAAGGAAACTGTCAGCAGGAGGAGTTGCCCTTGCAGCAGGCAGCTCTCGCAGCAGCGGGTCAGGTAACCTGCCCCGGGCGGGCTGTCAGCCCCAGCATCCCGGCACACCTCGCGTGCAGAACATTCCTGCTGGCCAGAGGAGCTTCAAATGTGAGAGAAGGTCACAGTATGGCAAAACTGACTCTGGTTGCCTGTGCCCTTCTGTTGGCATAAGGGTTTCTTTTCAtgagaaaagcttaaaaattgGTCCTTAGGTCATCAATGGGATCAACACCAACGAAAGTAAAGTCTTTTCAAGAATATTCTATTTCAAGACATTCTACTCTTGTTTCAAAGAGTGGGAAATCTCCTGAATTTTCTGGATGGTTTAAGACAGTACATATCAAAGCCATTTCTTTGCACTAGTTTTTCAtatctttttcctctctcttgagACCCTCTTTCTAAAATATGCCTGTTGGTGACAAGTTGGTTTGCTCTATTATCCTATAAaaatttgtgcctttttttcagaataagaaTTTAAAGCCTGTGCTTTGCTTACTAATACTCAGAAATGTTATAAACCaccttttattagaaaaaaatgtaggCCTGTTATCCCTGGATAAATTACATTGCTATAAGTTGGCAACCTTAAACCTGTTCAGAGTACAATGATCTTAATTTTAGCTTCCTAAATACTGTTTCATATTATGGCTTGAATATAAGAAGTTCTGGATTTTTGTAATATAAATTGCGATGTTTTCATAATAAGTGAGACATCAAATTTACCCACACAAATGCTTAGAGTGATCCATAGGCAGGCAGATCTGATTGCTACTTATTTCCTGTCGGTAAGCCTTAGACTTTGCAGCAGAATATCTATTCTGCCAGAGAAATCTTACAACAAACAGTAAGATAAGGGATAAATCCAACAAAAAGGAGAGCATTCATGAGGTGAAATTGAGTGCACACCTTAGAACTAGGTTTTGGGGGAGTGTGGTATTTAGAATTCATTTAATATTTGCGGGAGTTTAGGGGCACTAGCCTTTTAAGAAGGGTAATATGTCAACAATTTGAGACGCTGAGATGTCTGGATAAAAAGGAATATACACTATTCTTACCTGCAAAGAAATTGCAAGATAGCTTGGGAGAAGAAGAGAATGGAAGCAAAAGAGACATTAACTAAGGaatataaagaggaaaaaaggcaatAAGACAGAAGTTATTTAAGCTTATAAAAACCTTTAAGTAGAAAATGTTGAGGTTACATTTGGCTCAGCGTATGAGTAGAACTCTGGAGGAATTTTTAGCTTGCCTGGCCGTGGACGGAgcagctcttggtgtctgtggaACAGACTGGAGGTGCATGAAGTGACAGTCTGGAGTTCAAGTTACACTGAAAGGCAGAACAGGACAAACCTTGGTAAAAGGAACATGCACGTAGGCCTTCTTATTCAAACGCTTAGCCTTTAGTTTTTGCCACCAGTTAGGTACCCTCGGATTCTTTGGGGCAAAAGATAATGTGACAACATGATTTGTTCCTGATGTATGTATTTTCTCTTCAGGTTACGCATCTGTTTGATAATGGAGGGACTGTCTTCTTTGCTATTTTCATGGCAATTTGGGGTaagtacatttttatttgttttgtgcttttaGTTCACCTGACCCTTTTATATGATTACTGGGTAAAGGGAGATTATAGCTCTCAATACAATTTAAAGAAGGATTATGATTTTGTcacacaatcttttttttcctgttttcatcaaCTTCAATTTCAATGCTAGTAATAGATGAAAATAATACCTTTTATCATTAATGTAATGACTGTCTTTAGTGTCTTAAATGTCTTTAAGCCTGAATTTTGTAGCATGCAGAGAGAAGTCTTTTTTAGAGGCAAACATAGGTTAATTTACTGATCTGGAGTCAATATAAAAATCACATCTTGTGGAGAATTCTTACAGAATAAATGAGAATGTTGTTGTGGGAGCTAGCTAGAGGGAAGTATAGGAAAGATCTGAAGTTGAGTGCTTACTGCAGTTTAACTGTTTATATTCAAATTCTTAGTCTGAACAGTCTTGCCCCTCTCAGAAGGTCGGTGTAATAGAGCCATACAAGATATATGTGATGGTTCAGCATGAAATGCTTGATGGAATTAGCTTTCCCTGTAGGTAATAGTATTTTGCTACTGGAAACTAGGGAAGACTGATAGTAGAACAAGAGATAATTACTTTTGCCAGTGTAAATGTTTGTGTATGTAAACCCTAAGAAAATAACACCGGttcacatatatacatatgtctGAATTCACGCCAGAGTTTTACAATTTTAAACAGAATCAAATGGAACACAACGGCTTTATTTATGTGATATGTATGAGTAAGTATTAATGATTCTAACTTAAAGTGAAGGATGAACAAATGTCACAAAGTTTGGAGGCTGGCCTCGTAAAAACAAAAAACGATAttcaaacaacagcaaaatatcAAAGAGGTACATAGACAACATAAGCATGTGCACATACATACAAAAATCATAAtaagattattaaaaattaacaatATAAATATAACTGAAGGGCACACTTTGATTGCTTGCCTCAGTGATATTTCTTCATTGGCTCCTAATCATGTTACAGCCTTGCAATTAGTAAGAATTAGTTTCACAGATTCCTAAAATAAACTGCACTTGACTATGTGGTTACCAATGTAGACAGTGCTCGTAGCTTCTTAGCTTCACTTCATCTCCATGTTCAAATTCTCCTTAGAGAGAGCTCTTTCCATTTCCAGTTGAGGCCAAGGGTCAAGTGTAAGGAGGAATTTTGCTTGTATGATGCTGCTTTATGATTATAAGAAAGATGGCATAATATGTGCTAAGGAAGATGAAAGCTGaatgttacatttttcttaatttcaagcAGCAGAGTGATACTCTCACCTAATGCAGGTGAATGTGTCTCAGATGTTCAGTCTGCTAGCCAACGTGCTAGATACAATGTTAGAAACCAGGTTCTGGTTTTGATGGGAAGTGTGCCCATTTCATGACTGACCCCTGTAGGAATGGCCACACTGCATGTATGCACTCAATTCTTTCCTCTTTGAAATACTTTGAAATAAGTACCTGTTTTACTCATCTGCAGTGTGACTGCCActgtttctctctgtgtgtgcatgtaacTTGCCCACACATCAAATAAACCCTCATGGCAACATTGGCAGCGAGATAGTGAGATAACCCCATTGACATGATCCACAGCCTCCACACTAAATTAAGCATTTTAACAGTCATAGTAACAAGCACGTATCCCATGTGAGTAGTTATTTTCTCTGCATTCTGTTTATTCTGTGCCTTTACAGCTGTGTCTTTTTCAAGTTCTTTCTTGCTATTTAGACATGTCTGCTAATTGTAAACAGATAAACTATGCAATTATTTGCATTATACTGCCATAATTTTACTCTTTAACTGGACAAAAATAAGCCATGCTTTTTATAATATCTATATGCATGGCAGAGATAATTCCTTTCCTTTCATGTAAAGGTAAATATTTCTATCTAACTTGTACCAAAGCCTTTTACATAATTTCTACAGATCTAGTCTGCAATTCAAACAACAGATCAGTTTGACAGAGGAATAGAagcttgtcttcttttttttccttcaatagcAGTTTTAACTCTGTGTCATCATAGTCAAAGCTTAAATGTAGTCCATGTACCCAGTAGTTCCGCTCTCCCCAGCAAACTTCAACCTCTGAGTAATCTAAGTAAATCTAATACTTTTTGTCGTGTTCGCTGAGGAAGGTACTAAGGTAGAGTGGGGAAAATAATGCCCTGAGTCATTTATCAGATAGAAATTACATTTGGACAGAATAGTTTAATCTCAAGGTTGttaaatttgggattttttttgtactgATGCTAAAATATCATTACCGTCCTTGTCAAATTTTGCTCTGTTACAATATCTGCTTGCTTCATCATAGTTGAATAAGGCAGAATTTTACCTGTGTGCTATTTGTCTATATTATTTCTAAGAAAGTGAGTATAATATCCTTCCAGGAAAATCATAGACGGACATTTAGTTACAAAGCAGAAGAGTGATGTGCTATTACTGGGCCCTGCCTGGTGCGTTTCAGTGCATCTTCTGATTTTCACCTTGCTTTCCGAAACATTGTTTGCACAGTAATGGCTGTAAGATAACAGCTGCTGGGTCGTTTTGGAAAAACCGAAAGCGTGTAGATAACAGATGAGAACATAATCTGAAGCAAACATCATGGCAAAGGGTGGGACGGTGCCATGTCAGCCATAGGAATGCCATCGGATGGGCACCCTGCGTTGTCTTCCTCTGCCTTGGCTGCTGGGCTGGTTTTGTCATCTGACGCACATCCAAAGCTCGTATCGTATGGTCCAAGTGAGTTGTCCAAGTGGAGAACTGAAAGGAtaatatgattattttttataAGTTACTTGAAAGGTTCTTACGCCTGTACACTGGGTACCTCATGATTTAGTTCAGCAGTCCCTTGCGGCTAAATCCAATTAACCTCTTTCTTATGTGGGAGGGAGCAAGAGATGAAGGCCCTGATTCCCGATCTTCTGAAGATAACACATGTCCTCCCAGTAACGCCCGTCCAGCACTACGTGGGTGGTCAACTTTCAAAGCTCGTTCCTAATCTGAGGTTTTGGCAGCTTTCGGCTCTTGCGTTTAAGCCAGAAAGGCGTATTGCCAGAGTTCTATTTTGATTTGATTTTATATGAGAAAAAAGTGTGTTTAGCCTCTCAGTGtttgtttaaacatttaaaaataaagtccaGGAACATGATATAAATGTTTGGAGACTGTGTGATTACACTTTAATACAAGTTTATACATATTCATGGGAAGACAAAAGCAGTCTTCTTTTTaaatctcttaaaaatatttttactccgAAAACCAGATATAGCTTCATCCTTCATTCTGTAATTGAAGCTGGAGGAGTAAGGAGTCTAGCCTTTCTCAGTTAATCAAAGTTTGGGAGAGCTTTTGAGATACAGTTTTGAACTCACACGCAATTCTCTGAACAGGTTCACTGGTACTAGATACGATATTTACTGATGTTTCAGAGTTTAAAAAAGTAACTTGTAAGGAGGAGACATAGAGTTAAGGAGCATATTGGTTAAGCtaaaatataaaaagaacaaGGTATTGTCAGCTGAAAACTAGTTTGACCGGAGTCGATGGTATAATTCAAAAAGACCATGCTGTTTAAGCAGCAATgtgcagaaataaaaaatcttCTAGTGCTACTCCTTACCTGGGTCATTCCTTGTATCATCAGAAAGCCGTCTGTGGGAAAATGACTCGGACCTTTGCTTACCACATATGAAATATCCAATCAGACCAATTAATATAGATGCCAAAATGGCTCCTACAATGACACCAACTATTACTCCTGCTTGGCTGGTTTCGtctaggagagagagaaagaaagaaaggacagTTGAGTGAGAATGATAAATCTGTAAGATCAGATGCTTCACTTTGGCTTTAGGGCAATCGAGGGCTTTGTGGAGTGAGACTTTTCACCAAGCATCTGAAACGCAGACAATGACAAAGCCAGCGTCTCTGCAGAAACTCTCTGCCTTTGTAGAAGAAATCAGGCATCTCCCTCCTTGGCTTTCAAGGGAATTTTCCTCAGGTTTCATGAAACTTTTCTTCAAggtgttctgtttttcttggaaCTGAACTTgctctcccgccccccccccccccccttccttttcagTCATGTTGTCTAACACTTGGGTAATTATTAGAACTATGATGGGAAACATGAAAGTCTGATGCTCCTTCAGTTCTTAGTACGAACTGTACTCTACTGGATATGATGGATAAGCCTTTCAGTCCTGTGTTAAAAGCTTGAAAGCTAATTAACGGCAAAAAATTACTGTGTCTTctaatctttccttttcttttcctgaagaccTGATTCAGAGCAGCAGGATAGAAAAGTGCCATGACAGTTTTCTGCTCCATTGTTTTCCCACGCATACTCAACTTGATAATTAAATGTACGATGAGTAATTCCtttggaggtatttagaagaagTCATCTTTGGTCACAGAAGTTTCTGAACTTAAAAAAGTTGACATgttacacattttaaaagttatttctacaCATCTGCTTTGAAGGTCCATGGCAGTGTGAATGGGCAGCACCTGTTATTGGGTTCTCTAACTTTTGGGTGTGTtaagtaaacagaaaataattaataaaatataattatattataaaaattatatatgGGGGAGTTTCAGTTTTAGTCTGTACTAGGTCACCTGTTAATTCACATATCTTGTAGAACCTTCTGTTCAATGAGAGAAAGTTTTTACTTCAGCAGTACGATTTTATTAAACCGGCTGGCCTTTAGTCAGGTACTTACCTTCACTGGCATCTTTTGAATTAGGTGATGCAGTAGAAGGGTTACTGAAGTTGGGATTCAGCTCTGTTGTCTGCTGAATGGGGTTGAAGTTCGGAGTGGGACTGTCCTGCTTCTCTGTGGGTGATGTCGGAGCGATACTGGTGGGGAGCGacgcagtgaggtggattgaagaGTTATCGCTGGGGAGTGTCGCAGCCAAAGGGGTACCATAAGTGACGGTGGAGTGATGTGGTATCGCTCCGGAAGCAGAAGTAGCTGCAGGACTTTTAGTCACTCCAGAGAAGTCACCCGTTGTTGTAAAGGTCGCTAAAGACACTGTGATTCTGTTGAAGTTTGTGGCAGAGTTATTTATTCCATCTGTTGTCAGCGTAGTGACGTTTGAAGATAAACCGGTACCGTCAGTGGATGTCAGGGCTGTGCTGTTTGGCCGACTGCTCACCCCTGGTCTTTTCGTTACGTTTCCTTTGGCATTGGCAGTTGTTGGTGCAGCATGATGGATGGTAGAAGGATTTATGGCAGTAGGCATAGTCAGAACAAGAGTCTCTGAAGTTGGTTGCACTGTAGACCGGTTGTTACCTGAAATTGAGCTATTTCCCTTATTTGTTTCGTTTACTTTTCTGCCCTCAGTATTGCTTTTGCTCCATTGCAGCCTTacaagcagaaaaattaaaatcattcCACAGGAGGGTTGCATGTTGTTGAACTCAAAGTTTGTTTTGTTATAAACAGAACCTGCAAGAAATTCACGgttgtttattattttattttgcaaaacaaaGCTACTCGATTAAGACTCAAATAAGCTTGTAAAAAAATTAGTGTTATGCTATAGAAATCTCAGTAGTTTACCACATGTGGATGCTGAAAACTTTACATCCCTGACTGTTAATGACCTAAAGAATGCCCTAAAACAATACTGACGCTCAACAAAAGCTTTTTGCACAAGGAAAAATATTATGTAAACAGCCCTCAGAGAGGAATGATTCAAAACCACTTTGCTATAGAATGAGGTAAAGATACATATTTGGATGGTATGCTCGAGGCAATGTTTTCTGGGCATGCAGCAACTTCAAGAGCATGCTAATGTGTTATGCTCCATTGTGAAGAAATACGATAGTTACAATTAGCCCTGAAAGTCGATGGATAACGTTTTGTGACCCTGCACAGTGAGTGTCGTATGAGCGCTGCCAGCAGCAAACTGAAGACTAAATCAGTCCAGGGGTTATGGATAATGCTGAATTTGTGTGGGAACTTGTTTTCCTTTAGGAAACTGTATATTATGCATTAATTTTGCAAATGTTAGattgagaaggaagagaaaaactcATCTTAAAGTCGCATTATTGTAGCAGGTATTCTGTTCAGTATATCTATGGgatttggggggtggggagggagtgTTATTTCTACGTATGAGGCAGGTTGAGATCATGCAGTTTTTAACTCCCACACATAACCTCTCATGTGACAGCACAATAAAATGTGTAATAAGTTACATCTTCAGCATTGTTAATTAATTAAGTAGGTGTCCATGTATGTGGGTACTTTACCATCTGAAGAAAGGAGATACACACCTGGAAAAAGTAACTATTTCTTTTATATTCAGCCTTCCTTCCAACCGTCTTACACTTGTCCCGGGGTAGCTTCTTTGTATGCAACACCATCAAAGCAATGGAAAGTGCACATACAGTAACAGATAGCAGTCAGCTATGGGTAATGTTATATCAATGGGTAGATGATAATTAAATATCATGTCATGGTATCTCGTTTTGGCTTTATTCTTACTACTTTTGTGGGTAGAAGGTGGTACCATTACTTGAAACGCGTATGTATTTAGAAAATGCCATTTAATCTGCTTTTTAACATACATTCCATTTCCCCACACTGCTTACTTCCGAAGTTAAGGTCAGTTATGTGGTGGGAAGGACTTAGGCTTGGGAAAcatttgttacagaaaaaaatagaagagaaaactCCTGCTTGAGTGTCAGTCAAACTCAGGATAACCACTGTGACCCCAAACAAGCAAGCCAAAGAAGACCCCTTTGGAGTTCAGTTATCAGCTCCAATTATGTTTACAATTTGAAGGATAGGCCTTCAAATGAATATGTAATGCTGTGCAGTCTGAATGTTAGAGTTTGATTTGTTAGTTCTAATAACTGCAGGACAGTGAAGACAAAAACCTGTTGTATTTTACAAAGTTTTCAAATGCATGCTTTCATTTTAACACTGTTACTGTTTTAATTCAGCGGCATGGTCTTTCCTTCCTTGTATTAATAGTCACTTTAGTAAACAGTGAGTTTGGTCGTATCTCTCATTATCCCTTCGCTGCAACTAAACTACATAGGGAAATTACCCTCGGTTCATTTTAACTGTAATTTTAATTTGCAGAGCACGGTACAAAGGTGTCGATATCCTCACTGAACAAattctttgtccttttttctaATTGGCTGGCTGGTGTAGTCTGCTTCATGCGGAACCATAGAGAAGAAACCTCCTTACTTTGAAGGTTGTGTACTGCAGTTCTCCGGCTGTGATGTACTGCTTCCTGGAAATCCTTTTGCGTGTAATCATTAACGCCTCTTTTTCTAGTGCAACATCAGTGTTTTTCTAAGCCGTATGAACATTAAAGTTCTTCAGAGATACTCATTGCCTTTAGAGCTTAATATGCACATAGCACTGTCGCAGTAAAACAGCGGTGCTACAGATTAGTCAAACTTGCAGAAGAGCCCAAACCTTAAATTAGCTGGTCAAGCAGGTGTTTAAGGAAACTATGAACAGatttattaatggaaaaaaagGTCTTGCTTTTTGGCTCACTGGTATTCACATTAGTCAGTACCAGCTCGGTGGAAATCAGTGCTGTAGGTGTAGCCTGAAGTGAGTAGAAACATTGGTATGGGATTAGTCTGCAGTTGAGTTACATAGATTAGCTCTACCTTCTTTTAGcatgaaaaatgtggtttttgcCAGGGTCACCACCATGTTTCTTCAGTGgattttgcattttgcatttgtttctgtgctgctAGAGTCAAATTTCATCAGAGACCTATGACAtctgggtagaaaaaaaaaagccaactccAAAAAGGGGAAGGCTAACATTTCTCCTTCAGTGTATGGCTTTATGAAGAGATGTATTGGCTCTTATTCGAGGAATTCACCAAGATATGAATGCAATTTCCCATAAAAATGGCCCTCCAGTGTGAACCTGAGTATGCACTGTTTGTGTCTGTTCTGGAAAACGTGTAGCCCAGTTGCAAGAGGTCTGTAGAGGTGCTGAGGACTTGATACCTGCTCTTCACACATTTCTGGAGGGGTTTACCCTGGACTTGCCACAATCTCTTCCCTTTGACAGAGCACCCTTTAAGAGCTGGCCTATGCTAGGCTACTCCTGGAGCACATCGCTTAGCTTACTGACAGTAGTGCCCAGTGGCACACTCTTGATGTGGATTAAAATGCTAATGTAGGCACAGCCGTGTTGAGGAGCCTGTGGTTCTATGTCACACAGACTTctctattttaatttaattacatttaaaaaaagctacaaaaattcTTGTCATTCTGCTATTAATAAAGGTTGAAGTTGCTTTAGAGCGGAAAGTATTCAATATGAAGCTACTATACGTACACGTACATCTGCACACCTACACTCCAGGTGAAGCCCTGGTCCCACTCAGATCAACCTCCCCTGGGTCTGTGGACTTCACCGTGAAGGTTGCATTTGATACTGCATCTGGCTTTATGTTTTCCTTAAACTGCTCAGATTTGTGCTGAATATTTCTGCAAGGCAGAACAAAATGTCCTAATAAATTCCTATATGGTAGTTTTCATATAGATGTATATCCAGTGGTATATGAAGTATTTAAAAGTAGATTTTTGTCGTGATAAAGTAATTGCAACAGGCATTTCCTGACACAACCCCACACCTTCTATTGATACGTGTAATGTCTGCAAAACTTCTGCAACTGTCAAGAAAATAATCATTTCACCTTCTTCTTGTGGGTAGATAATACAGTCTTCAGGACTGTAGATTCAAAGGCCATTATTTTGCATGTCAGTGAATGGAACCTTGCACCATTTCCCTCCCTTACAGTAGTGATTGGAAAGTACTGTATCTAGTAAATGGTGACATGATAAGCAAATTATTAATGGCACTTCTTTGTTTTTGTGATCTGGAGTAACGTGTTCATGTCTGCAGAGCTTTCACACTTGCTTTTTAAGCCTCATAAAGCAGGTTATTTTACCTTAACATCAGTGATCTACAAATAGATAGAACAAGTATAAAGCAAGAGGCAGAGACTTTGTCTTCTAGAATTCGAGAAATAACAGTAAATGATGGTCCCAGAAACGTCTTGGATTTTTGCTCCTGTGGCTCTTTGCTCTAAAATTCGAATTGCTCTCCAAGGATGAGATGCTTCTAAATTTAATGAGCAATGAATATTAATTGTTCAAGCTTaaatttcttctaattttttGTGCTGAGAAAGTAATTTATAAGTTTGTAGTGCATTATACAGAGGAA
This genomic interval carries:
- the MUC15 gene encoding mucin-15, yielding MQPSCGMILIFLLVRLQWSKSNTEGRKVNETNKGNSSISGNNRSTVQPTSETLVLTMPTAINPSTIHHAAPTTANAKGNVTKRPGVSSRPNSTALTSTDGTGLSSNVTTLTTDGINNSATNFNRITVSLATFTTTGDFSGVTKSPAATSASGAIPHHSTVTYGTPLAATLPSDNSSIHLTASLPTSIAPTSPTEKQDSPTPNFNPIQQTTELNPNFSNPSTASPNSKDASEDETSQAGVIVGVIVGAILASILIGLIGYFICGKQRSESFSHRRLSDDTRNDPVLHLDNSLGPYDTSFGCASDDKTSPAAKAEEDNAGCPSDGIPMADMAPSHPLP